The following are encoded in a window of Amycolatopsis lexingtonensis genomic DNA:
- a CDS encoding class I SAM-dependent methyltransferase, with protein sequence MTSIELLADALAAYRAGDRDQAADLAARAGRAGSSLADELRAYLGGDGSAPVYDQPGAFTAFIRGGGNVGLYRALSAALAERYDAGKPESLLDLGCGDGLAVVPALEQAAHTPARIDLVEPSAALLEGVHERVPSAQCWQSTAQDFLARDDLGWDFVQSTFALQSIEPEQRAEVLRALQLRSGKLVIAEFDVPEFEEGSPAHLRSLVERYERGVAEYGDDASLVAQGFLLPVLLGIVSGQERTNWEHPAAGWAEQLKTAGFTDVDVTPLADYWWSPAVLITAC encoded by the coding sequence ATGACCTCGATCGAGCTGCTCGCCGACGCTCTCGCCGCCTACCGCGCCGGTGACCGCGACCAAGCCGCCGACCTCGCCGCCCGAGCCGGGCGCGCCGGCTCTTCGCTGGCCGACGAACTGCGGGCCTACCTGGGCGGAGACGGCTCGGCGCCGGTGTACGACCAGCCGGGCGCGTTCACGGCGTTCATCCGCGGTGGCGGCAACGTCGGCCTGTACCGGGCGCTGAGCGCCGCGCTCGCCGAGCGCTACGACGCCGGGAAGCCCGAATCGCTGCTCGACCTGGGCTGCGGGGACGGCCTCGCGGTCGTGCCCGCGCTGGAGCAGGCGGCGCACACCCCGGCGCGGATCGACCTCGTCGAGCCGTCGGCCGCGTTGCTCGAGGGCGTCCACGAGCGGGTGCCGTCGGCCCAGTGCTGGCAGTCGACCGCCCAGGACTTCCTGGCCCGCGACGACCTCGGGTGGGACTTCGTCCAGTCGACGTTCGCGCTGCAGTCCATCGAGCCGGAGCAGCGCGCCGAGGTGCTGCGGGCGCTGCAGCTGCGCAGCGGGAAGCTGGTCATCGCCGAGTTCGACGTCCCCGAGTTCGAGGAAGGCTCGCCGGCGCACCTGCGCTCGCTCGTCGAGCGCTACGAGCGCGGGGTCGCCGAGTACGGCGACGACGCCTCCCTGGTCGCGCAGGGTTTCCTGCTGCCGGTGCTGCTCGGGATCGTCTCCGGGCAGGAGCGGACGAACTGGGAGCACCCGGCCGCGGGCTGGGCCGAGCAGCTGAAGACGGCGGGCTTCACCGACGTCGACGTCACCCCGCTCGCCGACTACTGGTGGTCGCCCGCCGTCCTGATCACTGCCTGCTGA
- a CDS encoding sensor histidine kinase has product MPGGGSFLVALMRRGAPAIATATSELPDEIADPAPMHALRRISQMNGPIDPSERDGLLLRATRYVVLIPLAYRLLAVPGQFGAYAFRHGTTGLLPVGVFTLLSVALNVIGLRWMFRSAPFRGRDAGKLLAVDLVFTVLSPLVLAVTVPSDGYSDALAVSSVHLFGEAGLLTLALGVPSGLVFGLASFPLRMLANWLNTGRFEVGAAFSTYSVLLAELFLATAALLLTGLGTRLALAYGTRNGRLAERAQQHRMLHDTVLQTLEAMALSGTANPEERLVEIQRLARAQAMEIRHTIESAKSERAEAGARPLGEKLAALAAEMARDGLRAQLVVAELDNDTLSEVRQIAIRDAVREALRNTMKHSGTDRVVVRVEERDGGIAVITRDHGSGFSAADHPAGFGISESITARLAEVGGTSRVESGLAGGGTRVTLWVPF; this is encoded by the coding sequence GTGCCGGGCGGGGGCAGCTTCCTGGTGGCGCTGATGCGCCGCGGCGCCCCCGCGATCGCCACCGCCACGAGCGAGCTCCCCGACGAGATCGCCGACCCGGCGCCCATGCACGCGCTCCGGCGCATTTCGCAGATGAACGGCCCGATCGACCCGAGCGAGCGCGACGGCCTGCTGCTGCGCGCCACCCGGTACGTCGTGCTCATCCCGCTGGCCTACCGGCTGCTCGCCGTGCCCGGCCAGTTCGGCGCCTACGCCTTCCGCCACGGCACGACCGGGCTGCTGCCGGTCGGGGTGTTCACGCTGCTGTCGGTCGCGCTGAACGTGATCGGCCTCCGCTGGATGTTCCGCTCGGCGCCGTTCCGCGGCCGGGACGCCGGGAAGCTCCTCGCGGTCGACTTGGTCTTCACCGTGCTCTCGCCGCTCGTCCTCGCCGTGACCGTGCCGTCGGACGGCTACTCCGACGCGCTGGCGGTGAGCAGCGTCCACCTGTTCGGCGAGGCCGGGCTGCTGACGCTCGCGCTGGGCGTCCCGAGCGGCCTGGTGTTCGGGCTGGCGAGCTTCCCGCTGCGGATGCTCGCGAACTGGCTGAACACCGGCCGGTTCGAGGTCGGCGCCGCGTTCTCGACGTACTCGGTGCTGCTCGCGGAGCTGTTCCTGGCCACCGCCGCCCTGCTGCTGACCGGCCTCGGCACGCGGCTGGCGCTGGCGTACGGCACCCGCAACGGACGGCTCGCCGAGCGCGCCCAGCAGCACCGGATGCTGCACGACACCGTGCTGCAGACGCTCGAGGCGATGGCGCTGTCCGGCACGGCGAACCCCGAAGAGCGGCTGGTCGAGATCCAGCGGCTCGCCCGGGCGCAGGCGATGGAGATCCGGCACACGATCGAGTCGGCGAAGTCCGAGCGGGCCGAGGCGGGGGCCCGGCCGCTGGGCGAGAAGCTCGCCGCGCTCGCCGCCGAGATGGCGCGTGACGGCCTGCGCGCCCAGCTCGTGGTCGCGGAGCTGGACAACGACACGCTTTCCGAGGTCCGGCAGATCGCCATCCGCGACGCCGTGCGCGAGGCCCTGCGGAACACGATGAAGCACTCGGGCACCGACCGGGTGGTGGTCCGGGTCGAAGAACGCGACGGCGGCATCGCGGTGATTACCCGCGACCACGGCAGCGGTTTCAGCGCCGCCGATCACCCGGCCGGGTTCGGCATCAGCGAGTCCATCACCGCACGCCTGGCCGAGGTCGGCGGCACCTCGCGGGTCGAGTCGGGACTCGCCGGGGGCGGCACGCGAGTGACGTTGTGGGTCCCGTTCTGA
- a CDS encoding ADP-ribosylglycohydrolase family protein, which produces MEAAEAIAKVGQWLRAVHGPDVSGPAGLRVDTEKVLRIPEGWSVPYNTIAFLDEGRPEKEIFPPPSVVVREPDGELRQAHPHPGGLSVPVAFPGQENWREVVDPEYVKAGLGELGVPLQAVAGWVKVDAEGNQTGEERENPEYKAGPIRRGYPKPENTLETLLSFGSVGWLTRELLLIGLIRCEVFVPLDLETGKTDRFYFAEERNELKVFSSTRHLPSREHGWWKVDVATLAEFEHPPNLVINGGPTTIEDVSSGELAEIVKRFPRHEPRIDVHGRCPEAEEDLIRVAADTAARMGLPDPVKPPLKAAEKARRRGFELTAEECAKTVLGESWLKRLQMPEPPRSKPNDLRANGLAPAYDNAGRTVPRLDTFGKYPERDLDGFRYGWQRVTGAYVGFALGEALGAAVDRMMLHDIHAKYGIEGVTELLPAFDQVGRIGSLTQRLLFYTEAVVRSPHREQPESREAEQLFPGVVRGALQRWLRTQGAPMENADGWLVQVPDLHARRDADDAELNAYHQLATETPGAPPLTGPAALIPALPAALTMAGPGSGFSGGARQAVRDLAGVTHPTEPDLAAATYLTWLFEHALTKEAFSFPIWNLSREVLNPDNQFQQGPEWTAIGDMVAESVPFFGEHGLPDLRMAELIGDGQTTLSVLGRAFAALSGFENYPEQALLRAVNHSGRSALTGALTGALLGARTGIPGLPQKWVDQLELRYLVENVASDAYWHFDRHSALSAQGDAWIERYPRH; this is translated from the coding sequence GTGGAAGCGGCGGAAGCGATTGCCAAGGTCGGCCAGTGGCTGCGCGCGGTGCACGGTCCGGACGTCTCCGGTCCCGCCGGGCTCCGGGTGGACACCGAAAAGGTCCTGCGCATCCCCGAGGGCTGGTCGGTGCCCTACAACACCATCGCGTTCCTCGACGAGGGACGGCCGGAGAAGGAGATCTTTCCGCCGCCGTCGGTCGTGGTCCGCGAGCCGGACGGCGAACTGCGGCAGGCGCACCCGCACCCCGGCGGGCTGTCCGTGCCGGTGGCGTTCCCCGGCCAGGAGAACTGGCGCGAGGTCGTCGACCCCGAGTACGTGAAGGCCGGGCTCGGTGAGCTGGGCGTGCCGCTGCAGGCGGTCGCGGGCTGGGTGAAGGTCGACGCCGAGGGCAACCAGACCGGCGAAGAGCGCGAGAACCCCGAGTACAAGGCCGGGCCGATCCGCCGCGGCTACCCGAAGCCGGAGAACACCCTCGAAACGCTGCTGTCGTTCGGCAGCGTCGGCTGGCTGACCCGGGAGCTGCTGCTCATCGGGCTGATCCGCTGCGAGGTGTTCGTCCCGCTCGACCTGGAGACCGGCAAGACCGACCGGTTCTACTTCGCCGAGGAACGCAACGAGCTCAAGGTGTTCAGCTCGACGCGGCACCTGCCCTCGCGCGAGCACGGCTGGTGGAAGGTCGACGTCGCCACGCTCGCCGAGTTCGAGCACCCGCCGAACCTGGTCATCAACGGCGGCCCGACGACCATCGAGGACGTCTCCAGCGGCGAGCTCGCGGAGATCGTCAAGCGGTTCCCGCGCCACGAGCCGCGCATCGACGTGCACGGCCGCTGCCCGGAGGCCGAGGAGGACCTGATCCGCGTCGCCGCCGACACCGCGGCGCGGATGGGGCTGCCGGACCCGGTGAAGCCGCCGCTCAAGGCGGCCGAGAAGGCCCGGCGGCGGGGCTTCGAGCTCACCGCCGAGGAGTGCGCGAAGACCGTGCTCGGCGAGTCCTGGCTGAAGCGGCTGCAGATGCCGGAGCCGCCGCGGAGCAAGCCCAACGACCTGCGCGCGAACGGCCTGGCCCCGGCCTACGACAACGCCGGGCGCACGGTGCCGCGGCTCGACACGTTCGGCAAGTACCCCGAGCGCGACCTCGACGGCTTCCGCTACGGCTGGCAGCGCGTCACGGGCGCGTACGTCGGCTTCGCGCTCGGCGAGGCCCTCGGCGCGGCCGTCGACCGGATGATGCTGCACGACATCCACGCGAAGTACGGCATCGAAGGCGTGACCGAGCTGCTGCCGGCGTTCGACCAGGTGGGCCGGATCGGCTCGCTGACGCAGCGGCTGCTGTTCTACACCGAGGCCGTGGTCCGCAGCCCGCACCGCGAACAGCCGGAGTCGCGCGAAGCCGAGCAGCTCTTCCCCGGCGTCGTCCGCGGGGCGCTGCAGCGCTGGCTGCGCACCCAGGGCGCGCCGATGGAGAACGCCGACGGCTGGCTCGTCCAGGTCCCCGACCTGCACGCCCGCCGCGACGCCGACGACGCCGAGCTCAACGCCTACCACCAGCTCGCCACCGAGACGCCCGGCGCGCCGCCGCTGACCGGTCCGGCCGCGCTGATCCCGGCGCTGCCCGCCGCGCTGACCATGGCCGGGCCCGGCAGCGGGTTCAGCGGCGGCGCCCGCCAGGCGGTCCGCGACCTCGCCGGCGTCACCCACCCGACCGAGCCCGACCTGGCCGCCGCGACGTACCTGACCTGGCTGTTCGAGCACGCGCTGACCAAGGAGGCGTTCAGCTTCCCGATCTGGAACCTCAGCCGCGAGGTGCTCAACCCGGACAACCAGTTCCAGCAGGGCCCGGAGTGGACGGCGATCGGGGACATGGTCGCCGAGTCGGTGCCGTTCTTCGGCGAGCACGGGCTGCCCGACCTGCGGATGGCGGAGCTGATCGGCGACGGCCAGACGACGCTGTCGGTGCTCGGCCGCGCCTTCGCCGCGCTGTCCGGCTTCGAGAACTACCCGGAGCAGGCGCTGCTTCGCGCGGTCAACCACTCCGGCCGCAGCGCCCTCACCGGCGCGCTCACCGGGGCCCTGCTGGGCGCGCGCACCGGGATCCCCGGGCTGCCGCAGAAGTGGGTCGACCAGCTGGAGCTGCGCTACCTGGTCGAGAACGTCGCTTCGGACGCCTACTGGCACTTCGACCGGCACTCGGCGCTGAGCGCGCAGGGTGACGCGTGGATCGAGCGGTACCCGCGGCATTAG
- a CDS encoding TNT domain-containing protein — MIHVEQRLSPDEQRTLLVQLGKLLRDHRVDAAGPAAVDFRQVGAHRELEGHNATTSDALAELFAQLREGMYAEDRGTWLQARFTLNPDGTFDFDFARDDDPVWTEPPAANAYPDELAAFPRADAHIPDWWRLRAQLPLGLEFRHAEIGDADVERPPLTDTEVPLVLQYLEREAVVHEDAEQRFHTDGTWIWSEAVPLLLAKHGVPPEPDLVAHIRRNHFQPPYVEPLVRRTAEADLLGEPRPKPGRADVKKTAGDVAAELETTPDPRLADDELLIVLVQRLGEHGVWPEAYRVGERADGTWCLNFTTDGWEVAAYAGGKPREPKFFDRLEDAAQQLLGALLLHPARMTAGHETPLETARELDDWPVHPAPGEPPLTLLRNKRITRLVAGTVVLRFGEEPGNLVHHGEVRFATTSLPLERERERRSYRLRRPLHVITGITVPWANLPGGAVAFVLPKTIAEHESDGSLERIE, encoded by the coding sequence ATGATTCACGTGGAACAACGACTTTCGCCGGACGAGCAGCGCACCCTCCTGGTGCAGCTGGGAAAGCTCCTGCGCGACCACCGGGTGGACGCCGCCGGGCCGGCCGCCGTCGACTTCCGGCAGGTCGGGGCGCACCGCGAACTCGAAGGCCACAACGCGACGACGTCGGACGCGCTCGCCGAGCTCTTCGCCCAGCTGCGCGAGGGGATGTACGCCGAGGACCGCGGCACCTGGCTGCAGGCGCGGTTCACGCTCAACCCCGACGGCACCTTCGACTTCGACTTCGCGCGCGACGACGACCCGGTGTGGACCGAGCCGCCGGCCGCGAACGCCTATCCCGACGAGCTCGCCGCGTTCCCGCGCGCCGACGCGCACATCCCGGACTGGTGGCGGCTGCGCGCGCAGCTACCGCTGGGTCTCGAGTTCCGGCACGCCGAGATCGGTGACGCGGACGTCGAACGGCCGCCGCTGACCGACACCGAGGTCCCGCTCGTGCTGCAGTACCTCGAGCGCGAAGCCGTCGTGCACGAAGACGCCGAGCAGCGCTTCCACACCGACGGCACCTGGATCTGGTCCGAGGCGGTGCCGCTCCTGCTCGCGAAGCACGGCGTTCCGCCCGAACCGGACCTGGTGGCGCACATCCGGCGCAACCACTTCCAGCCGCCGTACGTCGAGCCGCTGGTGCGGCGGACCGCCGAGGCGGACCTGCTCGGCGAGCCGCGGCCGAAGCCGGGACGCGCCGACGTGAAGAAGACCGCCGGGGACGTCGCCGCCGAGCTGGAGACGACGCCGGATCCGCGGCTGGCCGACGACGAGCTGCTGATCGTGCTGGTCCAGCGGCTCGGCGAGCACGGCGTCTGGCCAGAGGCCTACCGGGTCGGGGAGCGGGCGGACGGCACGTGGTGCCTCAACTTCACGACCGACGGCTGGGAGGTCGCGGCCTACGCCGGCGGGAAGCCCCGCGAACCGAAGTTCTTCGACCGGCTCGAGGACGCCGCGCAGCAGCTGCTGGGCGCGTTGCTGCTGCACCCCGCCCGGATGACCGCCGGCCACGAAACGCCGTTGGAAACCGCGCGGGAGCTCGACGACTGGCCGGTCCACCCGGCTCCGGGTGAGCCTCCCCTCACCCTGCTCCGCAACAAGCGCATCACCCGGCTGGTGGCGGGTACGGTCGTCCTGCGCTTCGGCGAGGAACCCGGCAACCTCGTCCACCACGGGGAGGTACGGTTCGCCACGACGTCGCTGCCGCTGGAACGTGAGCGGGAACGGCGGAGCTACCGGCTGAGACGCCCGCTGCACGTGATCACCGGCATCACGGTTCCGTGGGCGAACCTGCCGGGTGGCGCGGTGGCCTTCGTGCTGCCGAAGACGATCGCCGAGCACGAGTCCGACGGAAGCCTGGAGAGGATCGAGTAG
- a CDS encoding ADP-ribosylglycohydrolase family protein, protein MEEQEAVARVREWLRTRPGGDRLRIRAEFTVRRPDGWRFTVNAADYLDGTDIGAGLVPSPVVFVPDDGGEITLDQASMASTPAEAEWRPDVDPEFDEKAFPDLPLRAIRGWTRSTGEYRVNEQYTPGPVWRGFPVPATDAAKLLNYLAVGWISRPEFAHALLDCEVLVPLPDGEPLVRPVPATGEREVIAYSSSALVPGRYPRRWRVPVRELPPSAGLTLDPGTGLVRSLTAAELGATGERGPRIEEPAPEAGPAVAEALPALVEEFGVEPPDLLERHLRYAVNHARDHHFELTPEECVRYLRGFAWQYRNGVRRRAGQAPEWPADLGANGLIAHVGEDAQPRPVPWTFGKFSAFGTPSGRFAWHRIVGAYAGFAIGDALGGGADPAGPLPLGGLTRHLLFHTDIVLRGLPPVPTGEVPATLPEPDPVGWLAVATRHAGPPPAEFSALLATALAATPAGAVALADVDGERYAKDVARELIGSGAGAEVTEGVELLIAVFQALLTRDAFALPVHVRLREVGGDLAASTLALREDRDADDVTQLESIGDGRSVRSVLGRALFAAAKRGYDPAAAITLAARSGPVAGALAGALVGARGGLPGLPWVTSLPDLGLVEDIASDVFWYFNRNGLQTETAEHARWERRYPSGRFTPRPKGPDLRSRLRGSLLAGAIGDALGAKTEFDSIDRIRELAGPAGITDFIPAYGGVGRITDDTQMTLFTLEALIRAHAQRRRTGSADVVHSLQLAYQRWLHTQGVAWDRARGPQSAVEAPDGWLITHQELFSRRAPGLTCFGELEAYGRSGVRGTIERPINNSKGCGGVMRAAPIALWSDDLAEVFRLGAESAALTHGHPSGYLSSGCFAVVVHELLHGKPLLDAVATARAELVKYAGHEEQSAALDAALALAEQGPPTPEKLETLGQGNVGETALSMSVYVALTTTDADTALLAAVNHSGDSDSTGSVCGNLVGAMYGEEALRKSWLEQLELRDVIIGLADDAITEFGPGAPGDDRWFARYPVD, encoded by the coding sequence ATGGAAGAACAGGAAGCCGTCGCTCGCGTGCGGGAGTGGTTGCGCACGCGACCGGGCGGCGACCGGCTGCGGATCCGCGCGGAGTTCACCGTGCGCCGGCCGGACGGCTGGCGCTTCACGGTCAACGCGGCCGACTACCTGGACGGCACCGACATCGGCGCCGGACTGGTCCCGAGCCCGGTGGTGTTCGTGCCGGACGACGGCGGCGAGATCACGCTCGACCAGGCGTCGATGGCGAGCACGCCCGCCGAGGCCGAGTGGCGGCCCGACGTCGACCCCGAGTTCGACGAGAAGGCGTTCCCGGACCTCCCCCTGCGCGCGATCCGCGGCTGGACCCGGTCGACCGGCGAGTACCGGGTCAACGAGCAGTACACGCCGGGCCCGGTCTGGCGCGGGTTCCCGGTGCCCGCCACCGACGCCGCGAAGCTGCTGAACTACCTGGCCGTCGGCTGGATCAGCCGGCCCGAGTTCGCCCACGCGCTGCTCGACTGCGAAGTGCTCGTGCCGCTGCCGGACGGTGAGCCGCTGGTGCGGCCGGTGCCCGCCACCGGCGAACGCGAAGTCATCGCCTACAGCTCGTCGGCGCTGGTTCCCGGGCGCTACCCGCGCCGGTGGCGGGTGCCGGTCCGGGAGCTGCCGCCGTCCGCCGGGCTGACGCTCGACCCGGGCACCGGGCTGGTCCGCAGCCTGACCGCGGCGGAATTGGGGGCGACCGGCGAGCGCGGTCCCCGGATCGAGGAGCCCGCGCCGGAAGCCGGGCCCGCGGTCGCCGAGGCACTGCCCGCGCTGGTCGAGGAGTTCGGCGTCGAGCCGCCCGACCTGCTCGAACGGCACCTGCGGTACGCGGTCAACCACGCCCGCGACCACCACTTCGAGCTGACGCCCGAGGAGTGCGTCCGCTACCTGCGCGGGTTCGCCTGGCAGTACCGCAACGGCGTCCGGCGCCGCGCGGGCCAGGCCCCGGAATGGCCCGCCGACCTGGGCGCAAACGGCCTGATCGCGCACGTCGGCGAGGACGCGCAGCCGCGGCCCGTGCCGTGGACGTTCGGGAAGTTCTCCGCCTTCGGCACCCCGTCCGGCCGCTTCGCGTGGCACCGGATCGTCGGCGCGTACGCCGGCTTCGCGATCGGTGACGCGCTGGGTGGCGGCGCCGACCCGGCCGGCCCGCTGCCGCTGGGCGGGCTGACACGCCACCTGCTGTTCCACACCGACATCGTGCTGCGCGGCCTGCCGCCGGTGCCGACCGGCGAAGTCCCGGCCACGCTGCCCGAACCGGACCCGGTCGGCTGGCTCGCCGTCGCGACCCGGCACGCCGGGCCGCCGCCCGCGGAGTTCTCCGCGCTGCTGGCCACGGCGCTGGCCGCGACCCCGGCCGGCGCGGTCGCGCTCGCCGACGTCGACGGCGAGCGGTACGCGAAGGACGTCGCCCGCGAGCTGATCGGCAGCGGCGCCGGGGCCGAGGTCACCGAAGGCGTCGAGCTGCTGATCGCGGTGTTCCAGGCCCTGCTGACCCGCGACGCGTTCGCCTTGCCGGTGCACGTCCGCCTGCGGGAAGTGGGTGGCGACCTGGCCGCGTCGACGCTGGCGCTGCGCGAAGACCGCGACGCCGACGACGTCACCCAGCTCGAAAGCATCGGCGACGGCCGGAGCGTGCGCTCGGTGCTCGGCCGCGCGCTGTTCGCCGCGGCCAAGCGCGGCTACGACCCCGCGGCCGCGATCACGCTCGCCGCGCGGTCCGGCCCGGTGGCCGGCGCGCTCGCCGGTGCGCTGGTCGGCGCCCGTGGCGGCCTGCCGGGCCTGCCCTGGGTGACCTCGCTGCCCGACCTCGGGCTGGTGGAAGACATCGCGAGCGACGTCTTCTGGTACTTCAACCGCAACGGCCTCCAGACGGAGACCGCCGAACACGCGCGTTGGGAGCGCCGGTACCCGAGCGGCCGGTTCACCCCGCGACCGAAGGGACCGGACTTGCGATCGCGACTGCGGGGCAGCCTGCTGGCCGGGGCGATCGGCGACGCGCTGGGCGCCAAGACGGAGTTCGACTCGATCGACCGGATCCGCGAGCTCGCCGGGCCGGCCGGGATCACCGACTTCATCCCCGCGTACGGCGGTGTCGGCCGGATCACCGACGACACGCAGATGACGCTCTTCACGCTCGAAGCGCTGATCCGGGCGCACGCCCAGCGGCGGCGGACCGGCTCGGCCGACGTCGTGCACTCGCTGCAGCTGGCCTACCAGCGCTGGCTGCACACGCAGGGCGTCGCGTGGGACCGGGCGCGCGGGCCGCAGTCGGCCGTCGAAGCGCCGGACGGCTGGCTGATCACCCACCAGGAGCTGTTCAGCCGCCGCGCCCCGGGCTTGACCTGCTTCGGCGAGCTCGAGGCGTACGGCCGCTCGGGCGTCCGCGGCACCATCGAACGGCCGATCAACAACTCGAAGGGCTGCGGCGGCGTGATGCGGGCCGCGCCGATCGCGTTGTGGTCGGACGACCTCGCCGAGGTGTTCCGGCTCGGTGCCGAGAGCGCGGCGCTGACCCACGGTCACCCGAGCGGGTATTTGTCGTCCGGGTGCTTCGCGGTGGTCGTGCACGAGTTGCTGCACGGAAAGCCGCTGCTCGACGCGGTCGCGACGGCGCGGGCCGAGCTGGTGAAGTACGCGGGGCACGAGGAGCAGAGCGCGGCACTCGACGCGGCGCTCGCGCTGGCGGAGCAGGGCCCGCCGACGCCGGAGAAGCTCGAGACGCTCGGGCAGGGCAACGTCGGCGAGACCGCGCTGTCGATGTCCGTGTACGTCGCGCTGACCACCACCGACGCGGACACGGCGTTGCTCGCGGCGGTCAACCACAGCGGGGACAGCGACTCGACCGGCTCGGTCTGCGGCAACCTCGTCGGCGCGATGTACGGCGAGGAAGCACTGCGGAAGAGCTGGCTGGAGCAGCTGGAGCTCCGCGACGTCATCATCGGCCTGGCGGACGACGCGATCACCGAGTTCGGCCCGGGTGCGCCCGGCGACGACCGGTGGTTCGCTCGGTACCCGGTCGACTAG
- a CDS encoding TNT domain-containing protein, whose product MRYRVEVAERPDGLYATWGEGTFRAQRSTTDGTVLLSVLPEEEAPDGFDKEHDGRPARVVPASEVPSTFTLRTFAEYDGEVFEVAPGERPELTLRWVHDDSVRAAQLGLTDFSVTVPAKQVTALWQTRLDFTEAPEARPQPGTGDQNALLRAIGRTLLHTVPGGWSRVGAQFRQVGDYAEIEVRAVGDEDGPVSVSLPAAPRLGGLFARLRAAMFQPEAGTWFQGTFTLDSASSFDFDFDADREPDWRVPPNDGGRPSTAAYELELATYPRAPKHMPPWLTAKAGLPLDIAFRLARAADSHTEGERPVVNRPPVPPDQIRGVLDYLFRSPVALHRPAPLPDIFGVPGAKPDVPNAFHTDGTWIWPAAVPHYLRKYGVPPEPELVEHIRAAGFRPPFVGELVRATAEAEVNGTPRPAQTPADLPDERALTRVARGEQVRNLRGAETLELLQQRLAEHGVPAAAYRIGANEVPAEGVWTLRRAENGWEVSRPPFDEPVAFGSLGDAARFLLGVLLMLPPRPAEESDQPADWPILPMRGEPPLNFYRGKRLITLAPGTTVVRFGNETGNLVHAAGTRFVETALAFEREREKRLYRVQRAVRVLTGVTAPWSGMPGGAVAYLLPRPLAQHLETGSLSRQ is encoded by the coding sequence GTGCGTTACCGGGTTGAGGTGGCCGAACGCCCGGACGGCCTGTACGCGACGTGGGGCGAGGGGACGTTCCGCGCGCAGCGGTCCACCACGGACGGCACAGTGCTGCTGTCCGTGCTGCCGGAGGAAGAGGCGCCGGACGGGTTCGACAAGGAGCACGACGGGCGGCCGGCGCGAGTGGTGCCGGCGAGCGAGGTGCCGTCGACGTTCACGCTGCGCACCTTCGCCGAGTACGACGGGGAGGTCTTCGAGGTCGCTCCGGGCGAGCGGCCCGAGCTGACCCTGCGCTGGGTCCACGACGACAGCGTCCGCGCGGCGCAGCTGGGGCTGACCGACTTCTCCGTCACCGTGCCGGCCAAGCAGGTCACGGCGTTGTGGCAGACGCGGCTCGACTTCACGGAAGCGCCGGAGGCGCGGCCGCAGCCGGGCACCGGCGACCAGAACGCGCTGCTGCGCGCGATCGGCCGGACGCTGCTGCACACCGTGCCGGGCGGCTGGTCGCGGGTCGGGGCGCAGTTCCGGCAGGTCGGCGACTACGCGGAGATCGAGGTCCGCGCGGTCGGCGACGAAGACGGCCCGGTGTCGGTTTCGCTGCCCGCCGCGCCCCGGCTCGGCGGGCTCTTCGCGCGGCTGCGCGCCGCGATGTTCCAGCCCGAAGCCGGCACCTGGTTCCAGGGTACGTTCACGCTCGACTCGGCGTCGTCGTTCGACTTCGACTTCGACGCCGACCGCGAGCCGGACTGGCGGGTGCCGCCCAACGACGGCGGGCGGCCGTCGACCGCCGCCTACGAGCTGGAGCTGGCGACCTACCCGCGCGCGCCGAAGCACATGCCGCCGTGGCTGACCGCGAAGGCCGGGCTCCCGCTGGACATCGCGTTCCGCCTCGCGCGGGCCGCGGACTCGCACACCGAGGGCGAACGTCCGGTGGTCAACCGGCCGCCGGTGCCGCCGGACCAGATCCGCGGGGTGCTCGACTACCTGTTCCGCTCGCCGGTCGCGCTGCACCGGCCGGCGCCGCTGCCGGACATCTTCGGCGTGCCGGGCGCCAAACCGGACGTGCCGAACGCGTTCCACACCGACGGCACCTGGATCTGGCCCGCCGCCGTGCCACACTACCTGCGCAAGTACGGGGTGCCGCCGGAGCCGGAGCTGGTCGAGCACATCCGGGCGGCCGGGTTCCGCCCGCCGTTCGTCGGCGAGCTCGTGCGCGCGACGGCGGAGGCGGAGGTCAACGGCACGCCGAGGCCGGCGCAGACGCCCGCCGACCTGCCGGACGAGCGCGCGCTGACCCGCGTCGCCCGCGGCGAGCAGGTGCGGAACCTGCGCGGCGCGGAGACGCTGGAGCTGCTCCAGCAGCGGCTGGCCGAGCACGGCGTGCCGGCCGCGGCCTACCGGATCGGGGCGAACGAGGTGCCCGCCGAGGGCGTCTGGACGCTCCGCCGCGCCGAGAACGGCTGGGAGGTCTCGCGGCCGCCGTTCGACGAGCCGGTGGCGTTCGGCTCGCTCGGCGACGCGGCCCGGTTCCTGCTCGGCGTGCTGCTGATGCTGCCGCCGCGCCCGGCCGAGGAGTCCGACCAGCCCGCCGACTGGCCGATCCTGCCGATGCGCGGCGAACCGCCGTTGAACTTCTACCGCGGCAAGCGCCTGATCACGCTCGCGCCGGGCACCACGGTCGTCCGGTTCGGCAACGAGACCGGCAACCTGGTGCACGCCGCGGGCACGCGGTTCGTCGAGACGGCGCTGGCCTTCGAGCGGGAGCGGGAGAAGCGGCTGTACCGGGTGCAGCGCGCGGTGCGGGTGCTGACCGGCGTGACGGCGCCGTGGAGCGGGATGCCGGGCGGCGCGGTCGCCTACCTGCTGCCGCGGCCGCTCGCCCAGCACCTCGAGACGGGCTCGCTCAGCAGGCAGTGA